Proteins co-encoded in one Carcharodon carcharias isolate sCarCar2 chromosome 7, sCarCar2.pri, whole genome shotgun sequence genomic window:
- the cbln1 gene encoding cerebellin-1, producing the protein MLELLFGMIWFAGLVCGQNETEPIVLEGKCLVVCDSNPTSDPTGTALGISVRSGSAKVAFSVIRSTNHEPSEMSNRTMIIYFDNILVNVGSNFDSERSTFIAPRKGIYSFNFHVVKVYNRQTIQVSLMLNGWPLISAFAGDQDVTREAASNGVLTQMEKGDRAYLKLERGNLMGGWKYSTFSGFLVFPL; encoded by the exons ATGTTAGAGTTGCTGTTCGGTATGATTTGGTTTGCGGGACTCGTGTGCGGTCAGAATGAGACAGAGCCCATCGTGCTGGAGGGCAAGTGCCTGGTGGTCTGTGACTCCAATCCCACCTCGGATCCTACGGGGACTGCGCTGGGGATTTCTGTGCGATCTGGCAGCGCCAAGGTGGCTTtctcagtgatcaggagcaccaACCACGAACCCTCAGAGATGAGCAACAGGACCATGATCATATATTTTGACAAT ATCCTAGTGAATGTCGGCTCTAATTTTGACTCGGAGAGAAGCACCTTCATAGCGCCAAGGAAAGGAATTTACAGTTTTAACTTTCACGTGGTAAAAGTGTATAATCGACAAACGATCCAG GTGAGCCTGATGCTGAATGGCTGGCCATTGATCTCAGCCTTCgcaggagatcaggatgtgacAAGAGAGGCTGCCAGCAATGGCGTGTTGACTCAGATGGAAAAGGGGGACCGAGCCTACCTGAAACTGGAACGAGGGAACCTAATGGGAGGGTGGAAATACTCAACTTTCTCCGGATTCCTGGTGTTTCCGCTTTAA